One genomic window of Desulfuromonas sp. AOP6 includes the following:
- a CDS encoding MerR family transcriptional regulator: MGVASSDPIYPISVAARLLNVHPRTIRIYEEEGLVKPSRQGSKRYFSNDDIEWIQCLRDLIHDDGISIPGLKKLLDLSPCWEIKSCDPDKRAHCSAYIDRTKPCWERANTACAKELKQCAACEVFMQRIRGAREKVVEMREVRRGK, encoded by the coding sequence ATGGGAGTAGCAAGTAGTGATCCTATCTACCCAATCAGCGTAGCCGCCAGGCTGCTCAACGTCCACCCAAGAACCATTCGCATTTACGAAGAAGAAGGCCTGGTCAAGCCGTCCCGCCAGGGGAGCAAGCGCTACTTCTCCAACGACGATATTGAATGGATCCAGTGCCTGCGCGACCTCATCCACGACGACGGCATCAGCATCCCCGGTCTCAAAAAACTCCTCGATCTGAGTCCCTGCTGGGAAATCAAGTCCTGCGATCCCGACAAACGCGCTCATTGCTCAGCCTATATCGATCGCACCAAGCCCTGCTGGGAACGGGCCAATACCGCCTGCGCCAAAGAGCTCAAGCAGTGCGCGGCTTGCGAGGTGTTCATGCAGCGGATACGGGGGGCGCGGGAGAAGGTGGTCGAGATGAGAGAGGTTCGACGGGGGAAATAA